One window from the genome of Campylobacter concisus encodes:
- a CDS encoding HDOD domain-containing protein: protein MNESVFKKIKALPPLDDTVIQIQRLHADENSSISDLTKVVEKDPMLTANILRSANSPLYGFSQEITTIARAISLFGMATIRGFALSSTIKKSFSINLEPYGITTQDFLNISIIQNALMYNWHSKVNPKSLEILSPASFMLEIGKIVLAHELAENKQDVEFREKLKNISSPIDLALFETEILDMSNEEVTAKIFEQWNLETELSSSILYSNNPEEAPDHIKDYAKALKVIKTAVNIFNQLDDISIQNTLPLLDEYGFGHDTFLMAVAKVKDNL from the coding sequence ATGAATGAATCAGTTTTTAAAAAAATCAAAGCACTTCCACCATTAGATGACACAGTTATACAAATTCAACGCTTACATGCGGACGAAAACAGCTCAATAAGTGATCTTACAAAAGTGGTCGAAAAGGATCCGATGCTAACGGCAAATATCTTGCGTTCAGCAAACTCTCCACTTTATGGGTTTTCTCAAGAGATCACAACTATAGCAAGAGCTATTTCTCTTTTTGGTATGGCTACTATTCGAGGTTTTGCGCTTTCAAGTACGATTAAAAAGAGCTTTTCTATAAATTTAGAGCCTTATGGCATTACTACACAAGATTTTTTAAATATCTCAATCATTCAGAATGCACTAATGTATAATTGGCATTCTAAAGTTAATCCTAAAAGCCTAGAAATTCTCTCTCCAGCTTCATTTATGCTTGAGATTGGCAAGATAGTTCTTGCTCATGAATTAGCTGAAAATAAGCAAGACGTCGAATTTAGAGAAAAACTTAAAAATATATCTAGCCCAATCGATCTTGCCCTATTTGAAACAGAAATTTTAGATATGTCAAATGAAGAAGTTACAGCTAAAATTTTTGAACAATGGAACCTTGAGACAGAACTTAGCAGCTCAATACTCTATTCAAATAATCCAGAAGAGGCACCAGATCATATAAAAGATTACGCAAAAGCCCTAAAAGTGATAAAAACGGCTGTAAATATCTTTAATCAACTTGATGATATAAGCATACAAAATACTCTACCTCTTCTTGACGAATACGGCTTTGGACATGATACGTTTTTAATGGCTGTCGCTAAAGTCAAAGATAATTTGTGA